The Bacillota bacterium genome includes a region encoding these proteins:
- the tatC gene encoding twin-arginine translocase subunit TatC, whose translation MAEERPSVAERDEADGAPRQDAEAGAADDGSHFAGVRSRLAEVRARLIRAGLAWLAAAAGVYAAAPRLIEHMVAPLPQGEELFYLSPAEAFVSRVKLALAGGFTLSVPVLLYQLVRLLAPLLSPGARRAALRAIPAATALFVAGIALGYFGLVPVALRFLLGFAGPDLVPMLSLSAYIRFVLWLVLPLGLLFQLPLIVAVLARMGVIDARSLAARRQYAVFGIFVAAAVLTPADVFSMLLLALPLWLLFEVSLLVARLAGAKARAGATNVGERTND comes from the coding sequence GTGGCCGAGGAGAGGCCGTCCGTGGCTGAGCGGGACGAGGCGGACGGCGCGCCGCGGCAGGACGCGGAAGCCGGAGCGGCTGACGACGGCAGCCATTTCGCCGGGGTGCGCTCGCGCCTGGCCGAGGTTCGGGCGCGCCTCATCCGGGCCGGCTTGGCGTGGCTCGCGGCCGCGGCCGGCGTCTACGCCGCGGCGCCGCGGCTCATCGAGCATATGGTCGCACCGCTGCCGCAGGGAGAGGAGCTGTTTTATCTCTCGCCCGCCGAGGCGTTCGTCAGCCGCGTCAAGCTGGCGCTGGCCGGCGGCTTCACGCTGAGCGTGCCCGTCCTTCTATATCAACTGGTGCGCCTGTTGGCGCCGTTGCTGTCCCCGGGGGCCCGCCGCGCGGCGCTGCGCGCCATCCCCGCGGCCACCGCCTTGTTCGTCGCCGGCATTGCCTTGGGCTATTTCGGCCTCGTGCCGGTGGCCTTGCGCTTTCTGCTGGGCTTTGCCGGGCCCGACCTTGTGCCCATGCTGTCGCTGTCCGCCTATATCCGCTTCGTCCTCTGGCTCGTCCTTCCGCTCGGACTCCTGTTCCAGCTGCCTCTCATCGTCGCCGTCCTCGCCCGGATGGGCGTCATCGACGCCCGCTCTCTGGCTGCGCGGCGCCAGTATGCGGTGTTCGGCATTTTCGTGGCCGCTGCGGTGCTGACGCCGGCCGACGTGTTCTCGATGTTGCTGCTGGCGCTGCCCCTTTGGCTGCTCTTCGAGGTCAGCCTGCTCGTCGCTCGCCTAGCCGGGGCCAAAGCCCGCGCCGGGGCGACCAACGTCGGCGAGCGAACCAACGACTAG
- the tatC gene encoding twin-arginine translocase subunit TatC, translating to MAGGADWGGDEYLLPTMTTEEHLAELRGRLLTSLAAWGAGSLVGWAAAPGWLRRFAADVGQPFVFVSPGEAFASYLKAALFIGLALASPVILYQAWLFVLPALFPHERQAARRYLIPSLLLFVIGVAFGFFVAYPFALRFLLGFGGERVTPALSVSRFLAFFVSVTVPFGLAFQFPVVLSLLVQLGLTTAARLAQLRRSVYFAVFVVAAIVTPPDVVSQILLAIPVIVLYELTIWRLRKGAGAGGRGEAVRG from the coding sequence GTGGCCGGGGGCGCTGACTGGGGCGGAGACGAGTACTTGCTGCCCACGATGACGACGGAGGAGCATTTGGCGGAGCTCCGTGGCCGCCTGCTGACGAGCCTGGCGGCGTGGGGCGCGGGCAGTCTCGTGGGCTGGGCCGCGGCGCCCGGGTGGCTGCGGCGGTTTGCGGCTGACGTGGGCCAGCCGTTCGTGTTCGTCTCGCCTGGCGAAGCGTTCGCCAGCTACTTGAAGGCGGCGTTGTTCATCGGCCTCGCGCTGGCTTCGCCCGTCATTCTCTACCAGGCGTGGCTGTTCGTGCTGCCGGCCCTTTTCCCCCACGAACGGCAAGCAGCCCGCCGCTATCTCATACCTTCCTTGCTGCTCTTCGTCATCGGCGTCGCATTCGGCTTTTTCGTCGCGTACCCGTTCGCGCTGCGTTTTCTGCTGGGCTTCGGGGGCGAGCGGGTGACGCCGGCCCTCTCCGTCTCGCGCTTTCTGGCGTTTTTCGTTTCGGTGACGGTGCCCTTCGGCTTGGCTTTTCAGTTTCCTGTGGTGCTTTCGCTGCTGGTGCAGCTGGGGCTGACGACAGCGGCTCGGCTGGCGCAGCTGCGGCGCAGTGTGTACTTCGCCGTGTTCGTCGTCGCCGCGATCGTGACGCCGCCCGACGTCGTATCGCAAATCCTCTTGGCCATTCCCGTCATCGTGCTGTATGAGCTGACGATCTGGCGGTTGCGGAAGGGGGCGGGGGCCGGTGGCCGAGGAGAGGCCGTCCGTGGCTGA
- a CDS encoding bifunctional demethylmenaquinone methyltransferase/2-methoxy-6-polyprenyl-1,4-benzoquinol methylase UbiE, whose amino-acid sequence MAEEKEAALEERERYVQDLFRRVAPTYDFLNRLLSFRRDVAWRRYTARQAGLRPGDSVLDVATGTGDLAFELAAVVGPSGRVVGLDFTEEMLALARRKADKLGLGGVCRFVQGNALHLPFADGEFDAATIAFGLRNVVDRDRCLLEMRRVVRPGGRVLVLEFSRPVWPVFREVYLIYFRYILPLIGRLVQGDADTYRYLPETVLAFPDQEALAARMRELGLRNVRYHNLTGGICCLHIGEV is encoded by the coding sequence GTGGCTGAGGAAAAGGAAGCCGCCCTGGAAGAGCGGGAACGGTACGTCCAAGATTTGTTCCGCCGTGTGGCGCCCACGTACGACTTTCTCAACCGGCTGCTGAGCTTCCGGCGCGACGTGGCGTGGCGGCGGTACACCGCCCGCCAGGCGGGCTTGCGGCCGGGCGACTCCGTGCTGGACGTGGCGACGGGCACCGGGGACTTGGCGTTCGAGCTGGCGGCCGTGGTGGGTCCGTCCGGGCGCGTGGTTGGTTTGGATTTCACCGAGGAAATGCTGGCGCTGGCGCGGCGCAAGGCGGACAAGCTCGGGTTAGGCGGCGTGTGCCGGTTCGTGCAGGGAAACGCCTTGCATCTCCCCTTCGCCGACGGCGAGTTCGACGCGGCCACCATCGCTTTCGGCTTGCGCAACGTGGTCGATCGGGATCGCTGCCTGCTGGAGATGCGGCGCGTGGTGCGGCCCGGCGGGCGGGTGCTCGTCCTCGAGTTTTCCCGGCCGGTTTGGCCCGTGTTCCGCGAAGTTTACCTTATTTATTTCCGCTACATCCTGCCGCTCATCGGCCGACTGGTTCAAGGCGACGCCGATACTTACCGATATTTGCCGGAGACGGTACTGGCCTTCCCGGATCAAGAGGCGCTGGCGGCCCGCATGCGTGAGCTGGGCCTGCGCAACGTGCGCTATCATAACCTGACCGGGGGCATTTGCTGCTTGCACATCGGCGAGGTTTGA
- a CDS encoding redox-sensing transcriptional repressor Rex yields the protein MRLKKISGAVVRRLPIYLRVLDELARDGAKELVSSQELGERAGVSPALVRKDLAWFGEFGKQGVGYDVEHLRTELRRILHLDRDVPVALVGVGSLGAALVRYFRRRYVADPGFHLNIVVLFDADPAKQGETIEGVPVEPPERIPERVKELGIRMAIVTVPAEAAQSVVDTLVASGVRLLFNFAPVKLAVPKDVHIVHADLSLELQRLAYYLED from the coding sequence ATGCGGCTGAAGAAAATCTCTGGTGCCGTCGTTCGCCGGCTGCCAATCTATTTGCGCGTCCTCGACGAACTGGCGCGAGACGGTGCCAAGGAACTGGTTTCGTCGCAGGAGCTGGGGGAGCGGGCCGGCGTCAGCCCGGCGCTGGTGCGGAAAGACTTGGCCTGGTTCGGCGAGTTCGGCAAGCAGGGCGTCGGCTACGACGTCGAACACTTGCGCACCGAGCTGCGCCGCATCTTGCATCTCGACCGCGACGTTCCCGTGGCCCTGGTGGGCGTCGGCAGCCTGGGAGCGGCACTAGTTCGCTACTTTCGGCGCCGCTACGTCGCGGACCCGGGTTTTCACCTGAACATCGTGGTGTTGTTCGACGCGGACCCCGCCAAGCAAGGGGAAACTATCGAAGGAGTGCCGGTAGAGCCGCCCGAGCGCATTCCCGAGCGTGTGAAGGAACTGGGTATCCGCATGGCCATCGTGACGGTGCCGGCCGAAGCCGCGCAGTCCGTGGTCGACACGTTGGTGGCCTCGGGCGTGCGGCTGCTGTTCAACTTTGCGCCGGTCAAGCTGGCGGTGCCGAAAGACGTGCACATCGTCCACGCGGATCTAAGCCTCGAGCTGCAGCGCCTGGCTTATTACCTGGAAGACTGA
- a CDS encoding stage V sporulation protein AE, with translation MIYFWAFVVGGLICALMEYISLKFQQLTPGHLLVGLTVTGAIVNGFGLYDRLVEFAGAGALLPVSGFGAAITRGVMEEMRRLGWEGLLTGTLELVGLGIAAGVLFSTVAALVSAPRG, from the coding sequence ATGATTTACTTTTGGGCGTTCGTCGTCGGCGGGCTCATTTGCGCGCTGATGGAGTACATCTCCCTGAAGTTTCAGCAGCTGACGCCGGGACATCTCTTGGTGGGGCTGACGGTGACGGGCGCCATCGTCAACGGCTTCGGGCTCTATGATCGGCTGGTGGAGTTCGCCGGGGCGGGAGCGCTGCTGCCGGTCAGCGGCTTCGGCGCGGCCATCACGCGCGGCGTCATGGAAGAGATGCGCCGGCTCGGGTGGGAGGGGCTGCTGACGGGGACGCTGGAGCTGGTCGGCTTAGGCATCGCCGCGGGCGTCTTGTTTTCCACGGTGGCGGCGCTGGTGTCGGCGCCGCGCGGGTGA
- the spoVAD gene encoding stage V sporulation protein AD, with protein MTAKRVGQFTVQFSQPPRIVGAFTLMGPREGQGPLGKYFDAIVDDYMWGEYQPEKAERKFLEHAARRALERAGVSENDVDYFIAGDLMNQIVSSTFSARSLGIPHIGVFAACATSTLGLSLAAMLVDGGFARRVLVATASHYQTAERQYRYPIELNIQRKPTNQWTATGGAAAVVAAEGEGPRISHVTVGRVMDWGVKDANHMGAAMAPAAMDTLLRHFQDTNTTPADFDLILTGDLAQHGSKLFRELVKREGHTLGGKHMDAGASLYSPEQQPGAGASGAVCSASVLLAYVLKEMAKGRYRRVLALATGCLHNALTTQQGDSCPGVCHALVLENG; from the coding sequence ATGACCGCCAAGCGAGTCGGCCAATTCACGGTGCAGTTCAGCCAGCCGCCGCGCATCGTCGGCGCTTTCACGCTCATGGGCCCCCGCGAGGGCCAAGGCCCGCTGGGCAAGTACTTCGACGCCATCGTCGACGACTACATGTGGGGCGAATACCAGCCCGAGAAAGCCGAGCGCAAGTTCCTGGAGCATGCGGCCCGGCGCGCGCTGGAGCGGGCGGGGGTCAGCGAAAACGACGTCGACTACTTCATCGCCGGCGACCTGATGAACCAGATCGTCTCGTCCACCTTCAGCGCCCGTTCCTTGGGGATACCCCATATCGGCGTCTTCGCTGCCTGCGCCACCAGCACGTTGGGGCTGAGCCTGGCGGCGATGCTCGTCGACGGCGGCTTTGCCCGCCGGGTGCTGGTCGCGACGGCCAGCCACTATCAGACGGCGGAGAGGCAGTACCGATACCCCATCGAGCTCAACATCCAGCGCAAGCCCACCAACCAGTGGACCGCCACGGGCGGAGCCGCGGCGGTGGTGGCCGCCGAAGGGGAAGGCCCGCGGATCAGCCACGTGACGGTGGGCCGCGTCATGGACTGGGGCGTGAAAGACGCGAACCATATGGGCGCGGCCATGGCGCCGGCTGCCATGGATACGCTGCTGCGCCACTTCCAGGACACCAACACCACGCCGGCCGACTTCGACTTAATCCTGACGGGTGACTTGGCGCAGCACGGGTCGAAGCTGTTCCGCGAGCTGGTCAAGCGCGAGGGCCACACGCTGGGCGGCAAGCACATGGACGCGGGCGCCTCGCTCTACTCGCCTGAACAGCAGCCGGGCGCGGGAGCCAGCGGCGCCGTCTGCTCCGCGTCGGTGCTGCTGGCGTACGTGCTGAAAGAGATGGCCAAGGGCCGGTACCGGCGGGTGCTGGCGCTGGCCACGGGCTGCCTCCACAACGCCCTGACGACGCAGCAGGGCGACTCGTGCCCGGGCGTCTGCCACGCGCTGGTTCTGGAAAACGGATAA
- a CDS encoding stage V sporulation protein AD: MLAGGLVPRGRGAPARPARQRPAPRSRGHVLFHRSAREVTTVDRDQTAIEGAKDYARLVAQWAPKPNVPLLISRAFLVGGSICFAGQFVFDYFRQRQPTEVEAIALTLATMISAGVLLTALGVYDHLGELGGMGAAVPITGFANSMAAAAIDFRREGMVLGMAAKMFVIAGPVIVYGIVAGILTGLVATLLRLAAG, encoded by the coding sequence ATACTAGCGGGCGGATTGGTGCCGCGCGGCCGCGGCGCGCCCGCACGCCCAGCACGACAACGCCCCGCGCCGCGTTCGCGCGGCCATGTTCTGTTCCACCGCAGCGCCAGGGAGGTGACGACCGTGGATCGCGACCAAACCGCCATCGAAGGGGCGAAAGACTATGCCCGGCTGGTGGCGCAGTGGGCCCCGAAGCCCAACGTACCCCTCCTGATCAGCCGCGCGTTTCTCGTGGGCGGCTCCATTTGTTTCGCAGGCCAGTTTGTCTTCGATTACTTCCGCCAGCGGCAGCCCACCGAAGTGGAAGCCATCGCTCTGACGCTGGCCACGATGATTTCCGCCGGCGTGTTGTTGACGGCGCTGGGCGTGTACGACCATCTGGGCGAGCTGGGCGGCATGGGCGCCGCGGTGCCTATCACAGGGTTCGCCAACAGCATGGCGGCCGCCGCCATCGACTTTCGCCGGGAGGGCATGGTGCTCGGCATGGCGGCCAAAATGTTCGTTATCGCCGGGCCCGTTATCGTCTACGGCATCGTGGCCGGCATTTTGACCGGGCTGGTCGCAACGCTGCTGCGGCTGGCCGCCGGCTGA
- a CDS encoding bifunctional methylenetetrahydrofolate dehydrogenase/methenyltetrahydrofolate cyclohydrolase FolD: MTARIIDGKAIAARVRERVAEDVKQLEQLLGRPPGLAVIRVGNDPASEIYVRNKRKAAVQAGMRSWEYALPAETPREELLERIAALNEDDAVDGILVQLPLPHHLDEAEIIAAVTPAKDVDGFHTVNVGRLWQGQPYLVPCTPLGVMRLLAEAGVEPAGLRAVVIGRSQIVGKPMAALLVQADATVTICHSRTRDLPSICREADILVAAVGRPRMVKADWIKPGAAVIDVGINRLEDGSLVGDVDFEAARQVAGWITPVPGGVGPMTIAMLLANTVQAARLRKNLTRLSSGV; the protein is encoded by the coding sequence ATGACGGCCCGCATTATCGACGGCAAGGCAATCGCGGCGCGCGTCCGCGAGCGCGTCGCCGAAGACGTGAAACAGCTGGAGCAGTTGCTGGGGCGGCCGCCCGGCTTGGCCGTCATCCGCGTCGGCAACGACCCGGCGTCCGAGATCTACGTGCGGAATAAGCGTAAGGCCGCAGTCCAGGCGGGCATGCGTTCGTGGGAATATGCGCTGCCGGCCGAGACGCCGCGGGAGGAGCTGCTGGAGCGCATTGCCGCGCTGAACGAAGACGACGCGGTCGACGGCATCCTGGTGCAGCTGCCGCTGCCGCACCATTTGGACGAAGCGGAAATCATCGCCGCCGTCACGCCGGCCAAGGACGTGGACGGCTTCCACACGGTGAATGTGGGCCGGCTCTGGCAGGGGCAGCCGTACCTGGTGCCGTGCACGCCGCTGGGCGTCATGCGCCTGCTGGCCGAGGCCGGCGTTGAACCCGCGGGTTTGCGGGCTGTCGTCATCGGCCGCAGTCAAATCGTCGGCAAGCCGATGGCCGCATTGCTGGTCCAAGCCGACGCCACCGTGACCATTTGCCACTCGCGCACTCGTGATCTTCCTTCCATTTGCCGTGAAGCCGATATTCTGGTAGCCGCCGTGGGCCGGCCGCGCATGGTGAAGGCCGACTGGATCAAGCCGGGCGCGGCCGTTATCGACGTGGGCATCAACCGCCTGGAAGACGGCAGCCTGGTGGGCGACGTCGACTTCGAAGCGGCCCGCCAGGTCGCGGGCTGGATTACGCCCGTGCCAGGCGGTGTGGGGCCCATGACCATCGCCATGCTCCTGGCCAATACCGTGCAAGCTGCCCGCCTGCGCAAGAACCTCACCCGTCTCTCCTCCGGCGTGTAG
- a CDS encoding glycerate kinase — protein MRVVIAPDSFKGSLPAAAVAEALAAGIARVWPQAEILCKPVADGGEGTVDALVNATGGRFVETEATGPLGERVRARWGILGDGATAVVEAAAASGLGLVPPEQRDPRRATSRGTGELIRAALDAGCRRIIVGLGGSATNDGGAGMARALGARLLDRSGRELPEGGAALTDLDRIDLSGLDPRLAEAEIVGAADVTNPLLGPHGASAVFGPQKGASPADVALLEAALARYADVLARETGRDVRHVPGAGAAGGLGAGLLAFCGASLRSGADVVLEAVGLEDAVRPAALVVTGEGKLDGQTAFGKAPLAVARLAKRHGKPVVAVAGALGEGVERLYALGIDAALSIAPGPIDPVSSQREAARLLQDAGERLARLVQVGLWMRGAGKNGKEGRP, from the coding sequence TTGCGCGTCGTCATCGCGCCGGATTCGTTCAAAGGCAGCTTGCCGGCCGCGGCGGTCGCCGAAGCGCTGGCGGCGGGCATCGCGCGGGTTTGGCCGCAGGCCGAGATCCTTTGCAAGCCGGTGGCCGACGGCGGCGAAGGCACGGTGGACGCGCTGGTGAACGCCACCGGCGGCCGGTTCGTCGAGACGGAAGCGACGGGGCCCCTCGGCGAGCGGGTGCGGGCGCGGTGGGGCATTCTCGGCGACGGCGCAACGGCCGTCGTCGAAGCCGCGGCGGCGTCGGGCCTGGGGCTGGTGCCGCCGGAGCAGCGCGACCCGCGGCGGGCGACGAGCCGGGGCACGGGCGAGCTCATCCGGGCCGCTTTGGACGCCGGCTGCCGGCGGATTATCGTGGGGTTGGGCGGCAGCGCCACCAACGACGGCGGCGCGGGCATGGCGCGGGCGCTGGGCGCGCGGCTCCTGGACCGGTCCGGCCGGGAGCTGCCGGAAGGCGGCGCGGCGTTGACGGACTTGGACCGGATCGATCTCAGCGGCTTGGACCCGCGCCTGGCCGAAGCGGAGATCGTGGGCGCGGCGGACGTGACGAACCCGCTTCTCGGGCCCCACGGAGCGTCGGCCGTGTTCGGCCCGCAAAAGGGCGCGTCGCCCGCAGACGTGGCGTTGCTGGAGGCGGCGCTGGCCCGGTACGCGGACGTCTTGGCGCGCGAGACGGGCCGGGATGTGCGGCACGTGCCGGGTGCGGGCGCGGCGGGGGGCCTCGGCGCTGGGCTGCTGGCGTTTTGCGGCGCGTCGCTGCGGTCGGGGGCCGACGTGGTGCTGGAAGCCGTAGGGCTGGAGGACGCGGTTCGGCCAGCGGCGCTGGTCGTGACCGGTGAGGGCAAGCTGGACGGGCAGACCGCGTTCGGCAAAGCGCCGCTGGCGGTGGCGCGCCTGGCGAAACGGCACGGCAAGCCGGTGGTGGCCGTGGCGGGCGCGCTGGGGGAAGGCGTCGAGAGGCTGTACGCGCTGGGCATTGACGCGGCGCTTTCCATCGCGCCGGGCCCCATCGATCCGGTGAGCTCGCAGCGCGAGGCGGCGCGTTTGCTGCAGGACGCCGGTGAGCGGCTGGCGCGCCTGGTGCAAGTAGGCCTCTGGATGCGCGGCGCCGGGAAGAACGGCAAGGAGGGACGGCCATGA
- a CDS encoding thiol reductase thioredoxin, translated as MDWKAWFEKGLPYDEFVAKYANDTERQRWQSVYDRVRLTEEQDALLKSFVREMNVLVLAATWCGDCVNQCPIFRRFEEANDRIKVRFLERDEVPELRDELKINGGHRIPVVVFLSEDFYECARYGERVLSMYRQLAYSRLETGRPTNIAASGDELLARATAEWLDEFERIHWMLRLSPRLRERHGD; from the coding sequence ATCGATTGGAAGGCGTGGTTTGAGAAGGGCCTACCGTACGACGAATTCGTGGCCAAGTACGCCAACGACACGGAGCGGCAGCGCTGGCAGAGCGTCTACGACCGCGTCCGCCTGACGGAAGAGCAGGACGCCCTGCTCAAGAGTTTCGTCCGGGAAATGAACGTGCTCGTGCTGGCGGCCACCTGGTGCGGCGACTGCGTCAACCAGTGCCCCATCTTCCGCCGGTTCGAAGAGGCCAATGACCGCATCAAGGTGCGCTTCCTGGAGCGGGACGAGGTGCCGGAGCTGCGGGACGAGCTCAAGATCAACGGCGGCCACCGCATCCCGGTGGTGGTTTTCCTGAGCGAGGACTTCTACGAATGCGCCCGCTACGGGGAGCGCGTACTCTCCATGTACCGGCAGCTGGCCTACAGCCGCCTGGAGACGGGGCGGCCGACCAACATCGCCGCGTCGGGCGACGAGCTGCTGGCGCGGGCCACGGCCGAATGGCTGGACGAATTCGAGCGCATTCACTGGATGCTGCGGCTGTCGCCGCGCCTGCGGGAACGCCACGGCGACTAA